The Balaenoptera acutorostrata chromosome 6, mBalAcu1.1, whole genome shotgun sequence genome includes the window tttgtgtgtctgtgtatgtgcatctgtatatgtgctcttttgtgtgtgactgtgtatgtgcatgtgcgtgtgtgtgtgtgtgtgtgtgtgtgtgtgtgtgtgtgctgaccatccccgccttgtggaggagagtgggggtgggtctctgcttttcactttccctcctggtcttcttgtgtcacaggccactcctggccaaggatgctcacagcctcttctttctgtcaaaggtggaggcagtcattcaccctcgattcctggcagaattgttttccccagacccacagctggatctcgtggcccttgctgaggagctgaagcaggaggaaggactcacccctgaagaagtgagccaggggagggagagggagacttagggagccaggggactccaggggaggggggaccccaggtgacccaggggacaggggaaaccaggtggcccaggggagccagaggagggagggatcgcaggtagaacaggggagacaagggacacccaggaagaccagggcacggagggaccccagtgagcaggggagaggtagggccccagaacaggaggcccacatggctctgtccatcccttccctgcctcggaggcctggcatggggaagggccctctctggggtgggtgcagcgcagggtgataggaaggagaggatggggagccgggagcggagggaaggacacacagctgggaataaggtgcaggaggatggcagggatgccaccgtgtctgtatttggagtctagtcctggggtcacccgtcccctcctcccccccagggccattgtcccactgcccagtgctcctcctctcacacgtgcgtgtggagccgtcactgtcctcctccctcctaccagctggtgcagaaacgactcctggccttgaaagaggacgagggtgggccggcagccccgagccacagtgcacccggaatgggctcaagtccTTCTGAGTCCCACGCTGGCCAAGGTGCTCAGAGGCACGACCAAGACCGCCATCtaggggtcagtgatgaagcctgcccaccagagattgattttgaggctcttcataggcccatcCGAACAGACACTGGCCCGTTCGTGCTCAGAGTCTTTGTGCCCTCTCGAGGACGTCAGGCTGGCAAcggaggctggaccccaggctttcctcctcaagctccaccaccagctgcccagctggcccctatcattcgcccagtgaactctgggccatggccacatggcacttccagggagggccgcctggccaccaaccagcccaacgcctcgcaggatggctcctctaacCCCCAGAGAGAGTACAGTAACTGCCGACGTTGGCAGCGCTTCAAGCCCCTGGCCCGGAGACACTTTCGcctgagtcctgatgcagaagctttttcctgctttctcatgtgagtgaacgctcagGGGGTCCTGAGCTTAAgggagcttttagataaagaggaactggggatggactcgcacgttaggtttctaggGATACTGGAAGGAAGGTGAGAGGACGATGTCCATGCTATGAGAGGGCACATtgtcggtcacatgggtgggcctgccagtccgtgacatcaggactgaaatgtgccctatctcaattggccccaccaccctgtgagtctggccagcttgctcttccGTGATTCTCATGGTAATATGGACTGAAGccttgcagtcagagagggtcgtggtgtaaggtgaggagccaaggagtggatgccgccctctcctgtggtgccgtgTCCTTCATACAGGACGTGAGCGCACGTGGCCAGGGGAGGtcacttcagaggagggggaggagcgcggggcccaggagagcgctttatgcatgcctccacttcgttgtggagaattccactaggaacagggtgatggtagagctctcctaagggcgtgggctctctcccactagagttgtgagcctggcaggcatttccatcctaaacctccggtcCCTGGTAAAAAGGGGACAAGTACActtcactcagaggactgtgcagaagacgccttgggctaatctatgaagTGTGAGCAGATTGCTTGGCACAGGCCATGCCTCATTGATgatggtgatttttattatgaaaatgcagccttgaggaggaaaagagctccccaaggcacaatgtcccagctctagcctgggagtggatggtcatccttgagtgagtgtgaggcggtgacagcagtggccgggaaggcttgtctttgccctcccagacgcccgcctctcaccctcctgttgctcagtcattctgggttgagtgatgtgtggtccacatgggcgggtggggtcaggcaggtgggggctgggctgggcccggagactgaccccgagGGCTTACAGCCCAGTGCTTCGATTCGTGACCCGCCTGAATCCCACcatgccgctggaggagggactgcggagggccgtgcaggaatggcggCGCTTGAGCAACCTTGACCGGATGATCTACTACGAGAGGGcggaaaagtgagtcagcgtcctgggcccaggggctgcgtggagggtgaggcgagtgggtgagggcagggtctggccgtgggggtgctcatcagagaggacagaggagaagggctgtcacccagcacagggtccccgcagcccaggggccctactgtcctccagaaacccctccctcaccttgagagtttgagacttctgtccttcctccaccaggagctctgccttcccctgattttgacctacccttgccttgacatgaaggtctcaggacggggcagggtgaagctgtgagtccagtaggggtccaactctggccatatgggctgggccggggaaagagctccacccgccagcctgctgcttccttagtggtgggtgcctggcggccactaacatagatttgggaccacctctcctcatgaaaagtgccctgagtgggtaccctggcatccctgaagaggctggggaagccagctgtcgtcggcccaagggtctccggcccttccagtgtttgctccatggtaatccccttggtttaagaaacaaaagcaaacaaacgagcgcctctcacaggaagggaaggcctctcctctaagctcagcatccacatcgtccagcctctcctgggccctgtctccaggtctatgttccaggactctcagtcctagcccagggtcctggattcgggcaaggacccctgtggggaacacatgcctgttccagcctctggctgtcagcccttcatgtggttctggatggggccgggggcatgaggagggtgccccctgggtcagccatgtgtcccgttgacctggttcaattcagcgacctgggtctatgctgttgaatgccctccagtgctggtgaggcaggaagggtcccagatcttgttatcacttccaggagcagctctctgctgtggacagcacctcacagggccttgacggccccaaggcacaccctctcccactgcctcagtcttggctgcctttgttgggctccagaacccaggcctttttctcagggtggcctgtgcctccgtcaccccccaggttcatggaatttgcGGCCGAGGAGGAGATAcacattcagaatttgcagtgcatgcagtgcgcgcaggacctgcctcctccagccccaccgaagctggatcctcgggggcccccagccccgaaagtgcaccttcagccaggcacccaggttcccactggagctgaaggcacaggtaacaggggcctagggttggccaccgtccccatgtggatccttttctttcaagacaggggcattggtctttcaaccaaaacagccaccgaggcggggggtggggggggtggggtctcagctgccctttgtcactacggggtattgacttggtcagttttgtaactcctctcacacctccctgtcaaaggaCCCCACACTAAGTCTGCCTAAGAAGTGGGCTTGATGGGGAGACTcctagaaaattggaggttccccacttccttacttgtgactctcttagatgaccccctaacctcccctctccaactgtgcatgaggcttcagatggtcctgacccctcccacacccacatcaacgtcccccaaacaatgccctcaccaacgtgcgctcggtggtcaggaggtggaccgggagtccctcaccttccttcccttcctcctgctctgcctcagcctgtgctcccaggatgtccggccccagggcccagccctcgcacccgaagccacacagatcccagcggaccccggagcccaaggcgcccaaggagattccccctgagactgtgagggagtatgtggacaggatggaggcgCTGGTGGGGCCCGTCCACTCAGGCAGAGGCAAGTCACatgcagaatgtggaaaggacggaaatgagcCGAAGCAGGAAGAGGACGACACCTACATGGACCCGTGTCTCTTGAGCTACATGGACAAGCAGCGTTCCCGGGAAgactctgtcaccaaggtaggctgggcctggagcctggggtctacaagatgccagggcatggaactctcagcacccaagatctgggttctgctcaaGCCAATGGGACTTcagctcagctccttgttcctgagcccggtgttaggggaggtttacgcagatgtatgtgtgtatatgtttgtgtctgtgtgtatgcctttgtgtgtctgtgtatgtgcatctgtatatgtgctcttttgtgtgtgactgtgtatgtgcatgtgcgtgtgtgtgtgtgtgtgtgtgtgtgtgtgtgtgtgtgtgctgaccatccccgccttgtggaggagagtgggggtgggtctctgcttttcactttccctcctggtcttcttgtgtcacaggccactcctggccaaggatgctcacagcctcttctttctgtcaaaggtggaggcagtcattcaccctcgattcctggcagaattgttttccccagacccacagctggatctcgtggcccttgctgaggagctgaagcaggaggaaggactcacccctgaagaagtgagccagaggagggagagggagacttagggagccaggggactccaggggaggggggaccccaggtgacccaggggacaggggaaaccaggtggcccaggggagccagaggagggagggatcgcaggtagaacaggggagacaagggacacccaggaagaccagggcacggagggaccccagtgagcaggggagaggtagggccccagaacaggaggcccacatggctctgtccatcccttccctgcctcggaggcctggcatggggaagggccctctctggggtgggtgcagcgcagggtgataggaaggagaggatggggagccgggagcggagggaaggacacacagctgggaataaggtgcaggaggatggcagggatgccaccgtgtctgtatttggagtctagtcctggggtcacccgtcccctcctcccccccagggccattgtcccactgcccagtgctcctcctctcacacgtgcgtgtggagccgtcactgtcctcctccctcctaccagctggtgcCGAAACGACTCCTGGCCTTGAAAGAGGACGAGGGTGGGCcggcagccccgagccacagtgcacccggaatgggctcaagtccTTCTGAGTCCCACGCTGGCCAAGGTGCTCAGAGGCACGACCAAGACCGCCATCtaggggtcagtgatgaagcctgcccaccagagattgattttgaggctcttcataggcccatcCGAACAGACACTGGCCCGTTCGTGCTCAGAGTCTTTGTGCCCTCTCGAGGACGTCAGGCTGGCAAcggaggctggaccccaggctttcctcctcaagctccaccaccagctgcccagctggcccctatcattcgcccagtgaactctgggccatggccacatggcacttccagggagggccgcctggccaccaaccagcccaacgcctcgcaggatggctcctctaacCCCCAGAGAGAGTACAGTAACTGCCGACGTTGGCAGCGCTTCAAGCCCCTGGCCCGGAGACACTTTCGcctgagtcctgatgcagaagctttttcctgctttctcatgtgagtgaacgctcagGGGGTCCTGAGCTTAAgggagcttttagataaagaggaactggggatggactcgcacgttaggtttctaggGCTACTGGAAGGAAGGTGAGAGGACGATGTCCATGCTATGAGAGGGCACATtgtcggtcacatgggtgggcctgccagtccgtgacatcaggactgaaatgtgccctatctcaattggccccaccaccctgtgagtctggccagcttgctcttccGTGATTCTCATGGTAATATGGACTGAAGccttgcagtcagagagggtcgtggtgtaaggtgaggagccaaggagtggatgccgccctctcctgtggtgccgtgTCCTTCATACAGGACGTGAGCGCACGTGGCCAGGGGAGGtcacttcagaggagggggaggagcgcggggcccaggagagcgctttatgcatgcctccacttcgttgtggagaattccactaggaacagggtgatggtagagctctcctaagggcgtgggctctctcccactagagttgtgagcctggcaggcatttccatcctaaacctccggtcCCTGGTAAAAAGGGGACAAGTACActtcactcagaggactgtgcagaagacgccttgggctaatctatgaagTGTGAGCAGATTGCTTGGCACAGGCCATGCCTCATTGATgatggtgatttttattatgaaaatgcagccttgaggaggaaaagagctccccaaggcacaatgtcccagctctagcctgggagtggatggtcatccttgagtgagtgtgaggcggtgacagcagtggccgggaaggcttgtctttgccctcccagacgcccgcctctcaccctcctgttgctcagtcattctgggttgagtgatgtgtggtccacatgggcgggtggggtcaggcaggtgggggctgggctgggcccggagactgaccccgagGGCTTACAGCCCAGTGCTTCGATTCGTGACCCGCCTGAATCCCACcatgccgctggaggagggactgcggagggccgtgcaggaatggcggCGCTTGAGCAACCTTGACCGGATGATCTACTACGAGAGGGcggaaaagtgagtcagcgtcctgggcccaggggctgcgtggagggtgaggcgagtgggtgagggcagggtctggccgtgggggtgctcatcagagaggacagaggagaagggctgtcacccagcacagggtccccgcagcccaggggccctactgtcctccagaaacccctccctcaccttgagagtttgagacttctgtccttcctccaccaggagctctgccttcccctgattttgacctacccttgccttgacatgaaggtctcaggacggggcagggtgaagctgtgagtccagtaggggtccaactctggccatatgggctgggccggggaaagagctccacccgccagcctgctgcttccttagtggtgggtgcctggcggccactaacatagatttgggaccacctctcctcatgaaaagtgccctgagtgggtaccctggcatccctgaagaggctggggaagccagctgtcgtcggcccaagggtctccggcccttccagtgtttgctccatggtaatccccttggtttaagaaacaaaagcaaacaaacgagcgcctctcacaggaagggaaggcctctcctctaagctcagcatccacatcgtccagcctctcctgggccctgtctccaggtctatgttccaggactctcagtcctagcccagggtcctggattcgggcaaggacccctgtggggaacacatgcctgttccagcctctggctgtcagcccttcatgtggttctggatggggccgggggcatgaggagggtgccccctgggtcagccatgtgtcccgttgacctggttcaattcagcgacctgggtctatgctgttgaatgccctccagtgctggtgaggcaggaagggtcccagatcttgttatcacttccaggagcagctctctgctgtggacagcacctcacagggccttgacggccccaaggcacaccctctcccactgcctcagtcttggctgcctttgttgggctccagaacccaggtctttttctcagggtggcctgtgcctccgtcaccccccaggttcatggaatttgcGGCCGAGGAGGAGATAcacattcagaatttgcagtgcatgcagtgcgcgcaggacctgcctcctccagccccaccgaagctggatcctcgggggcccccagccccgaaagtgcaccttcagccaggcacccaggttcccactggagctgaaggcacaggtaacaggggcctagggttggccaccgtccccatgtggatccttttctttcaagacaggggcattggtctttcaaccaaaacagccaccgaggcggggggtggggggggtggggtctcagctgccctttgtcactacggggtattgacttggtcagttttgtaactcctctcacacctccctgtcaaaggaCCCCACACTAAGTCTGCCTAAGAAGTGGGCTTGATGGGGAGACTcctagaaaattggaggttccccacttccttacttgtgactctcttagatgaccccctaacctcccctctccaactgtgcatgaggcttcagatggtcctgacccctcccacacccacatcaacgtcccccaaacaatgccctcaccaacgtgcgctcggtggtcaggaggtggaccgggagtccctcaccttccttcccttcctcctgctctgcctcagcctgtgctcccaggatgtccggccccagggcccagccctcgcacccgaagccacacagatcccagcggaccccggagcccaaggcgcccaaggagattccccctgagactgtgagggagtatgtggacaggatggaggcgCTGGTGGGGCCCGTCCACTCAGGCAGAGGCAAGTCACatgcagaatgtggaaaggacggaaatgagcCGAAGCAGGAAGAGGACGACACCTACATGGACCCGTGTCTCTTGAGCTACATGGACAAGCAGCGTTCCTGGGAAgactctgtcaccaaggtaggctgggcctggagcctggggtctacaagatgccagggcatggaactctcagcacccaagatctgggttctgctcaaGCCAATGGGACTTcagctcagctccttgttcctgagcccggtgttaggggaggtttacgcagatgtatgtgtgtatatgtttgtgtctgtgtgtatgcctttgtgtgtctgtgtatgtgcatctgtatatgtgctcttttgtgtgtgactgtgtatgtgcatgtgcgtgtgtgtgtgtgtgtgtgtgtgtgtgtgtgtgtgtgtgctgaccatccccgccttgtggaggagagtgggggtgggtctctgcttttcactttccctcctggtcttcttgtgtcacaggccactcctggccaaggatgctcacagcctcttctttctgtcaaaggtggaggcagtcattcaccctcgattcctggcagaattgttttccccagacccacagctggatctcgtggcccttgctgaggagctgaagcaggaggaaggactcacccctgaagaagtgagccaggggagggagagggagacttagggagccaggggactccaggggaggggggaccccaggggatccaggggacaggggaaaccaggtggcccaggggagccagaggagggagggatcgcaggtagaacaggggagacaagggacacccaggaagaccagggcacggagggaccccagtgagcaggggagaggtagggccccagaacaggaggcccacatggctctgtccatcccttccctgcctcggaggcctggcatggggaagggccctctctggggtgggtgcagcgcagggtgataggaaggagaggatggggagccgggagcggagggaaggacacacagctgggaataaggtgcaggaggatggcaggaatgccaccgtgtctgtatttggagtctagtcctggggtcacccgtcccctcctcccccccagggccattgtcccactgcccagtgctcctcctctcacacgtgcgtgtggagccgtcactgtcctcctccctcctaccagctggtgcCGAAACGACTCCTGGACTTGAAAGAGGACGAGGGTGGGCcggcagccccgagccacagtgcacccggaatgggctcaagtccTTCTGAGTCCCACGCTGGCCAAGGTGCTCAGAGGCACGACCAAGACCGCCATCTAAGGGTCAGTaatgaagcctgcccaccagagattgattttgaggctcttcataggcccatcCGAACAGACACTGGCCCGTTCGTGCTCAGAGTCTTTGTGCCCTCTCGAGGACGTCAGGCTGGCAAcggaggctggaccccaggctttcctcctcaagctccaccaccagctgcccagctggcccctatcattcgcccagtgaactctgggccatggccacatggcacttccagggagggccgcctggccaccaaccagcccaacgcctcgcaggatggctcctctaacCCCCAGAGAGAGTACAGTAACTGCCGACGTTGGCAGCGCTTCAAGCCCCTGGCCCGGAGACACTTTCGcctgagtcctgatgcagaagctttttcctgctttctcatgtgagtgaacgctcagGGGGTCCTGAGCTTAAgggagcttttagataaagaggaactggggatggactcgcacgttaggtttctaggGCTACTGGAAGGAAGGTGAGAGGACGATGTCCATGCTATGAGAGGGCACATtgtcggtcacatgggtgggcctgccagtccgtgacatcaggactgaaatgtgccctatctcaacgggccccaccaccctgtgagtctggccagcttgctcttccGTGATTCTCATGGTAATATGGACTGAAGccttgcagtcagagagggtcgtggtgtaaggtgaggagccaaggagtggatgccgccctctcctgtggtgccgtgTCCTTCATACAGGACGTGAGCGCACGTGGCCAGGGGAGGtcacttcagaggagggggaggagcgcggggcccaggagagcgctttatgcatgcctccacttcgttgtggagaattccactaggaacagggtgatggtagagctctcctaagggcgtgggctctctcccactagagttgtgagcctggcaggcatttccatcctaaacctccggtcCCTGGTAAAAAGGGGACAAGTACActtcactcagaggactgtgcagaagacgccttgggctaatctatgaagTGTGAGCAGATTGCTTGGCACAGGCCATGCCTCATTGATgatggtgatttttattatgaaaatgcagccttgaggaggaaaagagctccccaaggcacaatgtcccagctctagcctgggagtggatggtcatccttgagtgagtgtgaggcggtgacagcagtggccgggaaggcttgtctttgccctcccagacgcccgcctctcaccctcctgttgctcagtcattctgggttgagtgatgtgtggtccacatgggcgggtggggtcaggcaggtgggggctgggctgggcccggagactgaccccgagGGCTTACAGCCCAGTGCTTCGATTCGTGACCCGCCTGAATCCCACcatgccgctggaggagggactgcggagggccgtgcaggaatggcggCGCTTGAGCAACCTTGACCGGATGATCTACTACGAGAGGGCGGAAAAGTGAAtcagcgtcctgggcccaggggctgcgtggagggtgaggcgagtgggtgagggcagggtctggccgtgggggtgctcatcagagaggacagaggagaagggctgtcacccagcacagggtccccgcagcccaggggccctactgtcctccagaaacccctccctcaccttgagagtttgagacttctgtccttcctccaccaggagctctgccttcccctgattttgacctacccttgccttgacatgaaggtctcaggacggggcagggtgaagctgtgagtccagtaggggtccaactctggccatatgggctgggccggggaaagagctccacccgccagcctgctgcttccttagtggtgggtgcctggcggccactaacatagatttgggaccacctctcctcatgaaaagtgccctgagtgggtaccctggcatccctgaagaggctggggaagccagctgtcgtcggcccaagggtctccggcccttccagtgtttgctccatggtaatccccttggtttaagaaacaaaagcaaacaaacgagcgcctctcacaggaagggaaggcctctcctctaagctcagcatccacatcgtccagcctctcctgggccctgtctccaggtctatgttccaggactctcagtcctagcccagggtcctggattcgggcaaggacccctgtggggaacacatgcctgttccagcctctggctgtcagcccttcatgtggttctggatggggccgggggcatgaggagggtgccccctgggtcagccatgtgtcccgttgacctggttcaattcagcgacctgggtctgtgctgttgaatgccctccagtgctggtgaggcaggaagggtcccagatcttgttatcacttccaggagcagctctctgctgtggacagcacctcacagggccttgacggccccaaggcacaccctctcccactgcctcagtcttggctgcctttgttgggctccagaacccaggcctttttctcagggtggcctgtgcctccgtcaccccccaggttcatggaatttgcGGCCGAGGAGGAGAT containing:
- the LOC130708397 gene encoding NUT family member 2G-like, translating into MPLEEGLRRAVQEWRRLSNLDRMIYYERAEKMEALVGPVHSGRGKSHAECGKDGNEPKQEEDDTYMDPCLLSYMDKQRSREDSVTKPAAQLAPIIRPVNSGPWPHGTSREGRLATNQPNASQDGSSNPQREYSNCRRWQRFKPLARRHFRLSPDAEAFSCFLIPVLRFVTRLNPTMPLEEGLRRAVQEWRRLSNLDRMIYYERAEKFMEFAAEEEIHIQNLQCMQCAQDLPPPAPPKLDPRGPPAPLVPKRLLDLKEDEGGPAAPSHSAPGMGSSPSESHAGQGAQRHDQDRHLREIPPETVREYVDRMEALVGPVHSGRGKSHAECGKDGNEPKQEEDDTYMDPCLLSYMDKQRSREDSVTKVEAVIHPRFLAELFSPDPQLDLVALAEELKQEEGLTPEELVQKRLLDLKEDEGGPAAPSHSAPGMGSSPSESHAGQGAQRHDQDRHLGREYSNCRRWQRFKPLARRHFRLSPDAEAFSCFHM